In Nocardia sp. NBC_00403, one DNA window encodes the following:
- a CDS encoding maltokinase N-terminal cap-like domain-containing protein, whose amino-acid sequence MAVIHQTSMSPGKLELLASWLPTRTWYHASGRPPQLSKAGGFRLDDPAGEVGIEFMVIADSSGVEPAVYLVPLTYRGGPLENAEDGLVGTSLHGVLGQRWIYDGIHDPVLVAQLIAMLAGKARPQAQNDSDTTDLSVIVAAADIVSQAVESASVVDGADSTDIATKDGVILRVERFLRSGGVSQSPHVTAPWRLPDGTDTRGIILTARM is encoded by the coding sequence ATGGCCGTTATCCATCAGACCTCCATGTCGCCCGGCAAGCTGGAATTGCTCGCATCCTGGTTGCCGACGCGGACCTGGTATCACGCGAGTGGGCGGCCGCCGCAGCTGAGCAAAGCCGGCGGGTTCCGTCTCGATGATCCGGCAGGCGAGGTCGGCATCGAATTCATGGTGATCGCCGATAGTTCCGGTGTCGAGCCGGCTGTCTATCTTGTTCCGCTCACCTATCGAGGTGGCCCGCTCGAGAATGCCGAGGACGGCCTCGTCGGCACTTCGTTGCACGGCGTGCTCGGGCAACGGTGGATCTACGACGGAATTCATGACCCGGTGCTGGTTGCGCAGCTGATCGCGATGTTGGCAGGGAAGGCGCGGCCGCAGGCCCAGAACGACAGCGACACAACGGATCTTTCGGTCATCGTGGCCGCCGCCGACATCGTGTCGCAGGCCGTGGAATCGGCGTCGGTGGTCGATGGGGCCGACAGCACCGACATCGCCACGAAGGATGGTGTGATCCTGCGTGTCGAGCGGTTTCTGCGCTCCGGCGGCGTGTCGCAGAGTCCGCACGTCACCGCGCCGTGGCGCCTTCCGGACGGCACCGACACGCGCGGGATTATTCTCACCGCGCGAATGTGA